The Microbacterium sp. LKL04 sequence GTCATCGTCGCTCTCGGCGATCAGGAGCCCCGGTCGGTCAAGGAGTTGGGCGCAGAGCTCTTCCTCGACTCGGGCACCCTCTCGCCGCTCATCCGCCGCCTCGAGGCGCGCGGCATCGTCTCCCGTTCGCGCAGCCCTCACGACGACCGCGTCGTGGAGGTCTCGCTGACGGACGACGGCCGTGCGCTCCGCTCGGAGCTGTCCGTCGTCGGCGCGGAGATCGCGCGCTGCACCGGACTCGACGAGGAGAAGGCGCGGATGCTGCTCGACGTGGTCCACGACCTAAACCGCGTCATGCGTACCACCGACGAGGCAATCGCCTCCTGACCCGAAGGACATCATGGAAGCTCTCTACACCGCAGAAGCACTCGCTACCGGAGGCGGCCGTAACGGTCACGTCCGCACCGTCGACGGCCTCGTCGACACCGACGTGCGCGTCCCCAAGGAGATGGGCGGCGCCGGTGGCGCTCCGAACCCCGAGGTGTTCTTCGCCGCGGGCTACGCCGCGTGCTTCCACAGCGCCCTGCAGTCCGTCGCCCGCGCCCAGAAGGTGACCCTCGAGGACACCAGCGTCGGCTCGCGCGTCAGCATCGGCTCCAACGGCGAGGGTGGCTTCGGTCTCGCCGTCCAGCTCGAGGTCGTCATCCCGAACCTCCCGCACGACCAGGCGCAGGCGCTCGCCGACGCCGCACACCAGGTGTGCCCCTACTCGAACGCCACGCGCGGCAACATCGAGGTCACCGTCACGGTCGTCGAGGACTGACCTCCGCCTGACTCAGACGACAGGGCTCACGCGCAGCCAGCGGAAACCGCAGGCGGGCAGCGTGAGCCCTTCGTCGATTCCGACCTCGACACCCTCGACCAGGTCGAGAGCCACATGGGCGAAGCCCGACAGTGTCACCGCGGGGACGTGCGCCGGCTCTGCGCCGACGTTCGCGAGCACCAGCACGACGGTGCCGTTCCCGGGGCGCTGGTACCCGACGACGGATGCCGCGGGTACCCCGAAACCGACCAGGCGCGACCCGTCGAACTCCGGGGTCGTGTGCCGGACGGCGATGAGCTTCGTGAGGTCGCGGTGGATGCGGCCGGCCGAGGTGGCGGCATCCGTCCGCTGCGCGTAGCGATCGCGCGGCTTCTGACCTCGGTGCGTCCATCGCGGGTCGTCACGACGCTCCGGATCGTCGCGGAACGTCGGGTCGTTCAGCTGCCCGACCTCGTCGCCCAGCCACAGCATGGGTAGGCCCGGCACGCTCAGCACGAACGCGTGCGCGAGGGCCACGCG is a genomic window containing:
- a CDS encoding organic hydroperoxide resistance protein, with the protein product MEALYTAEALATGGGRNGHVRTVDGLVDTDVRVPKEMGGAGGAPNPEVFFAAGYAACFHSALQSVARAQKVTLEDTSVGSRVSIGSNGEGGFGLAVQLEVVIPNLPHDQAQALADAAHQVCPYSNATRGNIEVTVTVVED
- a CDS encoding MarR family winged helix-turn-helix transcriptional regulator codes for the protein MVCFGVYSASHAFGQAYRRVLAPWKLTYPQYLVIVALGDQEPRSVKELGAELFLDSGTLSPLIRRLEARGIVSRSRSPHDDRVVEVSLTDDGRALRSELSVVGAEIARCTGLDEEKARMLLDVVHDLNRVMRTTDEAIAS